The Chrysoperla carnea chromosome X, inChrCarn1.1, whole genome shotgun sequence genome includes a region encoding these proteins:
- the LOC123302803 gene encoding uncharacterized protein LOC123302803 has translation MSLQNHIDLFQNSEMIYPEYFNMEFYQLMEACRWSIPTKLIDTLRYSYLEVDDCFHIAAFIVRNCLDAILFVNYAKKFNYFKRDFNQFEILLNECCDDLTHGSNLRKNWGTYDIRRKQWIGDSARHDERMFLWYEQIDPKILCRMLYQQMDGGNIPKWFEPWICATNCNEIDRCDCGRNSDDHDCI, from the exons ATGTCGctacaaaatcatattgatcTGTTTCAAAATTCGGAGATGATTTAcccagaatattttaat atggaaTTTTATCAACTTATGGAGGCATGTCGTTGGAGTATACCTACAAAGTTAATCGACACATTACGGTATTCTTATTTAGAAGTTGATGATTGCTTTCATATTGCTGCATTCATAGTAAGAAATTGTTTGGATGCaatcttatttgtaaattatgcgaaaaagttcaactactttaaaagagatttcaatcagtttgaaatattactaaatgaatGTTGTGATGATCTTACTCATGGAAGTAACTTGAGAAAAAATTGGGGTACATACGATATTCGCCGAAAACAATGGATTGGTGATAGTGCTAGACATGATGAGAGAATGTTTTTATGGTATGAACAAATAGATCCTAAAATTCTCTGTAGAATGCTATACCAACAAATGGATGGTGGAAATATACCGAAATGGTTCGAGCCATGGATATGTGCtacaaattgtaatgaaattgACAGATGTGATTGTGGAAGAAATAGTGATGATCATGattgtatatag